One Arvicanthis niloticus isolate mArvNil1 chromosome 13, mArvNil1.pat.X, whole genome shotgun sequence genomic window carries:
- the Slc30a8 gene encoding proton-coupled zinc antiporter SLC30A8, whose translation MEFLERTYLVNDQATKMYAFTLESVELRQKPVNKDQCPGDRPEHPEAGGIYHCHNSTKATGNRSSKQAHAEWRLCAASAICFIFIVAEVVGGRVAGSLAVLTDAAHLLIDLTSFLLSLFSLWLSSRPPSKRLTFGWYRAEVLGALLSVLCIWVVTGVLVYLACERLLYPDYQIQAGIMIIVSGCAVAANVVLTMILHQRNLGHNHKDVQANASVRAAFVHALGDVFQSISVLVSALVIYFKPDYKIADPVCTFIFSILVLASTVMILKDFSILLMEGVPTGLSYNSVKELILGVDGVISVHSLHIWALTVNQVILSVHVATAASQDSQSVRTGIACALSSSFDLHSLTIQIESAADQDPSCLLCEDPQD comes from the exons ATGGAGTTTCTTGAGAGAACGTACCTTGTGAATGATCAAGCTACCAAGATGTACGCCTTCACTCTGG agtcggt AGAACTTCGACAGAAGCCTGTGAATAAAGATCAGTGTCCTGGAGACAGGCCAGagcatccagaggcaggaggcatCTATCACTGCCACAACAGCACCAAGGCCACAGGGAACAGGTCGAGCAAGCAAGCGCATGCCGAGTGGAGACTGTGTGCTGCTTCAGCAATATGCTTCATCTTTATTGTGGCAGAGGTGGTGG GTGGACGTGTTGCTGGGAGTCTGGCTGTTCTCACGGATGCTGCTCATCTCTTAATTGACCTGACTAGTTTCCTgctcagtctcttttctttgtgGTTATCATCAAGGCCCCCTTCCAAGCGGCTGACATTTGGGTGGTACCGAGCAG AGGTCCTCGGTGCCCTGCTGTCTGTCCTTTGCATCTGGGTGGTGACTGGTGTGCTGGTGTACCTTGCCTGTGAGCGCCTCTTGTATCCTGATTACCAGATCCAAGCAGGCATCATGATCATTGTTTCAGGCTGTGCAGTGGCAGCCAATGTTGT ACTAACTATGATTTTGCACCAACGGAACCTTGGCCACAACCACAAGGATGTACAAGCTAATGCCAGCGTCCGAGCAGCCTTTGTGCATGCACTGGGGGATGTATTTCAGAGCATCAGTGTGCTAGTTAGTGCTCTTGTGATCTACTTTAAG CCTGACTACAAAATCGCTGATCCAGTGTGCACATTTATCTTTTCCATTCTGGTTTTGGCCAGCACCGTCATGATCTTAAAAGACTTCTCCATCTTACTCATGGAAG GTGTTCCAACGGGCCTGAGTTACAACAGTGTGAAAGAGCTCATCCTTGGAGTTGATGGTGTGATCTCTGTGCACAGTCTACACATCTGGGCTTTGACAGTGAACCAAGTGATTCTCTCTGTTCATGTGGCTACAG CTGCCAGCCAGGACAGTCAGTCTGTGCGGACAGGAATTGCTTGTGCCCTCAGCAGTAGTTTTGATCTGCACTCTCTTACCATTCAGATAGAATCTGCAGCAGACCAGGACCCCAGCTGCCTTCTCTGTGAAGACCCTCAAGACTAG